The following are encoded in a window of bacterium genomic DNA:
- a CDS encoding molybdopterin molybdotransferase MoeA — protein MISVGDALRHVLAATPVLGTERVLLGDALGRVAADDVVSTRAVPAAANSAMDGFAVRAADVAAAGARLRVVGSAPAGSLLGGAVPPGAAAKIFTGSVIPDGTDTVVKVEDTSSADGVVTIAVAATPGQNVRLAGEDVAVGAVVLAAGTRIGPADLGVLASVGRATVTVHRRPRVAIVATGAELVEVDEEPGLGQVVNSNAYALVGAVREAGGEAVVLPIVRDRFDDIRDRLDEAARADVVLSTGGVSVGEYDFVKEALDALGVERRFWKVAQKPGKPLTFGTRGACLWFGLPGNPVSALVCFAVYVRPALRRLAGHRLLHLPCVEATLVADQRKAKALTEFVRVRLTQSGEGFEAAPMASQSSGVLSGMAAGAGLLVGPAAEDRLVGGRRYGVLVTAPDGLSRAAAGGRLARDFD, from the coding sequence GTGATCTCCGTCGGCGACGCCCTCCGACACGTGCTCGCGGCGACGCCGGTGCTCGGCACCGAGCGCGTCCTCCTCGGCGATGCGCTCGGGCGGGTGGCGGCGGACGACGTGGTCTCGACGCGCGCGGTACCCGCCGCCGCGAACTCGGCGATGGACGGCTTCGCGGTGCGTGCGGCCGACGTCGCGGCTGCCGGCGCCCGCCTGCGCGTCGTCGGCAGCGCGCCCGCGGGGAGCCTCCTCGGCGGCGCGGTCCCGCCGGGAGCCGCCGCGAAGATCTTCACCGGCTCGGTGATTCCCGACGGCACCGACACGGTCGTGAAGGTCGAGGACACCAGCTCGGCGGACGGCGTGGTCACGATCGCGGTCGCCGCCACGCCGGGGCAGAACGTGCGCCTCGCGGGCGAGGACGTGGCCGTCGGTGCCGTCGTGCTGGCGGCCGGCACGCGCATCGGGCCGGCCGACCTCGGCGTGCTGGCCTCGGTGGGACGCGCGACCGTCACCGTGCACCGCCGCCCGCGGGTCGCGATCGTCGCCACCGGCGCGGAGCTGGTCGAGGTCGACGAGGAGCCGGGGCTCGGCCAGGTCGTGAACAGCAACGCCTACGCGCTCGTCGGCGCGGTGCGGGAAGCCGGCGGCGAGGCGGTCGTCCTACCGATCGTGCGCGACCGCTTCGACGACATCCGCGACCGCCTCGACGAGGCCGCCCGTGCCGACGTCGTGCTCTCGACCGGCGGCGTGTCGGTCGGCGAGTACGACTTCGTGAAGGAGGCGCTCGACGCGCTCGGCGTCGAGCGCCGCTTCTGGAAGGTCGCGCAGAAGCCGGGCAAGCCGCTGACGTTCGGGACGCGCGGCGCGTGCCTGTGGTTCGGGCTGCCGGGCAATCCGGTGTCGGCGCTGGTCTGCTTCGCGGTCTACGTGCGGCCGGCGCTGCGCCGGCTCGCCGGCCATCGGCTGCTGCACCTCCCGTGCGTCGAGGCGACGCTGGTCGCCGACCAGAGGAAGGCGAAGGCCCTCACCGAGTTCGTGCGCGTGCGGCTGACGCAGAGCGGCGAGGGCTTCGAGGCGGCGCCGATGGCGTCGCAGAGCTCGGGCGTGCTGAGCGGCATGGCCGCCGGCGCCGGCCTGCTGGTCGGGCCGGCGGCCGAGGACCGGCTCGTCGGCGGCCGGCGTTACGGCGTCCTCGTGACCGCGCCGGACGGGCTTTCGCGCGCCGCGGCGGGCGGCCGACTCGCCCGCGATTTCGATTGA
- a CDS encoding alpha/beta hydrolase has product MPVARDVHATLRSRRFHWLDWGRPGARPLLLLHGAAQTAHSFDEVAPDLARDHHVVALDQRGHGDSDWAPRYERADFAGDIEAVLGRLGWAQATLVAMSLGGLNAIAYAAARPARVRGLVVVDVVPTVAETGKQQIAAQLAVRDFPSFDDAVEQMHAFNPRRTKENLRDRLCHALRPRPDGTWTYKFDPEIAAGTRDLEGLWRAVARLRCPVLLVRGAESPILAREGAEQLLRTVPGSAAVEVAGAGHSVMGDNPPGFLAAVRPFLHRFRL; this is encoded by the coding sequence ATGCCCGTCGCCCGCGACGTCCACGCCACCCTGCGCTCCCGGCGCTTTCACTGGCTCGACTGGGGCCGGCCCGGCGCCCGCCCGCTCCTCCTCCTGCACGGCGCGGCGCAGACCGCGCACAGCTTCGACGAGGTGGCGCCCGACCTCGCCCGCGACCATCACGTGGTCGCGCTCGACCAGCGCGGCCACGGCGACAGCGACTGGGCGCCGCGCTACGAGCGCGCCGACTTCGCGGGCGACATCGAGGCCGTCCTCGGCCGTCTCGGCTGGGCGCAGGCGACGCTCGTCGCCATGAGCCTCGGCGGTCTCAACGCGATCGCCTACGCCGCCGCGCGGCCGGCGCGCGTACGCGGCCTCGTCGTCGTCGACGTCGTGCCCACCGTCGCCGAAACGGGCAAGCAGCAGATCGCCGCGCAGCTCGCGGTGCGCGACTTCCCATCGTTCGACGACGCGGTCGAGCAGATGCACGCCTTCAACCCGCGCCGCACGAAGGAGAACCTGCGCGACCGCCTGTGCCACGCACTGCGCCCCCGCCCCGACGGCACGTGGACCTACAAGTTCGACCCCGAGATCGCCGCCGGCACGCGCGACCTCGAGGGCCTGTGGCGCGCGGTCGCACGCCTGCGCTGTCCCGTGCTGCTGGTGCGCGGCGCCGAGAGCCCGATCCTCGCCCGCGAGGGCGCCGAGCAGCTGCTGCGCACGGTGCCGGGCAGCGCGGCCGTCGAGGTCGCGGGCGCCGGCCACTCGGTGATGGGCGACAACCCGCCGGGCTTCCTCGCCGCGGTGCGCCCGTTCCTGCACCGCTTCCGGCTCTAG